GTAGAAGGCAGAATGTTGTTTGTGGCAGATGTTTTGCCCTTACCAGACACTGCATTAATGGTGCAATCTCTTTATTCAGAAGTCGAGTTCTTTGGTTTGGGTAGCTCAGGTGAGTCGTTGGAGAAAGCATCTGCAAAATTATGGGCCAGAGGCGACCTTTCAACTCAGCATATATTACCAAGGAGGCGGATTGTTGTATTCAGTACCATGGGGATGATGGAGTTAGTTTTCAATAGGCCAGTTGACATTCTTAGAAGGTTGCTGGAATCCAACTCACCAAGAGCAGTTCTGGAAGACTTTTTCAACCGTTTTGGGGCAGGAGAAGCTGCTGCAATGTGTTTAATGCTGGCTGCAAAAATAGTTGATACAGAAAATATCACAGGTAATATTGTTACTGAAAAAGCAGCTGAGGCGTATGAGGACCCAAGATTTGTTGGAATGCCCCAACTTGAAGGAAGTAGTGCACTGTCAAACACAAGAACAGCTGCTGGGGGATTTAGCATGGGGCAGGTAGTTCAGGAGGCAGAACCTGTATTTTCAGGTGCCTATGAAGGGTTGTGTTTGTGCACAGCAAGATTGCTTTTTCCACTGTGGGAGCTTCCTGTTATGGTTGTAAAAGGCGGTTCAAGTTCTCCTGATCAATTTGAAGATGGTGTTATAGTGTGCAGACTTTCTGGTGCAGCAATGCAAGTTCTTGAAAACAAAATCCGTTCCTTGGAGAAATTTTTTAGATTACGCAAGAATCAGAGAAGAGGAATGTATGCACGTGTTGCTGGTCTCGGAGATTTGACAGGTTCAATTTTATATACAAGTGGTTCAACTCTAGGGGGTGGTGACAGAAGCATGACAGGACATTTGTTTGGAGGTTATTCTTGGAATATGGAGTCTGCTGATGTACTTGCATCTAATAGAAGACAGCGGCTACCATACGGTCCTGCTGAACTTGCTGCCGAGGAGGTCTGCTTTTGCCGTgcttttccttttgttttttctttacaATGAACTTTGGTTCTTATCTGTATTATTTCTTCCCTATCCTGCAGGTAAGAGCGATTGAATGCCTTCGGCAGCTGCTCCTCAGATCCAGCGAAGCTCTCTTCCTGCTACAACTGCTTTCTCTGCATCATGTATCACGGTTGATTCAAGGTTTTGATGCTGATTTAAGACGTGCATTAACTCAGATGACCTTTCATCAGCTTGTATGCTCTGAGGAAGGTGAGATGCTACCAACCAGGCTTGTATCCGCCTTGATGGAGGTAATGCTGCCTCTGGGAAATCACCTCAATTTGTTGTCTCTTCCTTCTGTATTTAATCAATCTTTTTCCCCCTTTTTACGATCCTTTCTTCCCACAGTACTATACTGGTCGTGATGGTAGGGGAACTGTGGATGACATAAGTGGGAAACTGCGGGAAGGTTGCCCAAGTTACTATAAGGAATCTGATTACAAATTTTACTTAGCTGTGGAATGTCTCGAGAGAGCCGCTGTATCTTCTGATGCTGAAGAGAGGGAATCTCTTGCTAGGGAGGCCTTTAATTTCTTGAGTCAAGTCCCAGAGTCTGCAGACTTACGCACAATATGTAAAAGGTTCGAGGACCTGAGGTAAGCCGATTTCAAAATCCTCTTtcgtttgtttttattctttcaATGTTCAAGTATACTTTCTAACTTTCAAGGAATTGCAGGTTCTATGAAGCTGTTGTGCAGTTGCCTTTGCAAAAGTCTCAGATTCTTGACCCTGCTGGAAACGCCTCTAATGAGCAAATTGACCCAGCAATTCGAGAACGTGCTCTTTCTCAGCGTGAACAGTGCTATGAGATAATTACTGGTGCTTTACGTAACCTGAAAGGAGAAGCAATTGGTTCTCCCTCTAAACCTGCCTCTGCAAGATCTATCCTTGATCAGTCCTCTAGAAAGAAGTTTATTTGTCAAATTGTTCAGCTCGCTGTCCAATCATCTGATAGAATATTTCATGAGTATCTGTACCGAACTATGGTTGATTTGGGTCTGGAGAATGAGCTTTTGGAATTCGGAGGTCCTGATCTGGTTCCGTTTCTGCAGCAAGCAGCCTCTGAACCCAAAGAGGAGGTACTTCTGCTTTTTCCTTTTTGTATCTCTTTTCAGGTGTCAAATCATGTTTGGTAGTTGGAGTGCCTTCAATAGATGATTTTTGGACACTAATAGTTTAGTTTTTTTTACTGAAGATCATGTTCTTGATAGTATGACAacagtgtgttcttttcacgtacaGGTACGTGCTGCCTCATCAACAGTATACCCTACTTCAACAGTGGGTCGTATGGGTGTTCGTGATCCTTTTAATCAAGCCAAATATTTAGATCTCCTAGCACGCTATTACATCATGAAGCGCCAACATTTGCTTGCAGCTCATGTGCTGTTGAAGCTAGCAGAAAGGCGCTCCATGGATGATAGAGATGTCCCTAGCTTGGAGCAGAGGTTAGTGCTCTATTTCTATATCCTAACATCTTCTTATTCCCCCAACAACAATAAGGCACATATCTAAAAGCAAAATCAATCGAAACCTCTTTTGCTGGACCATCCTGAgaggaaggaagaaggaatgaaGAGAAAAGTATAGTGCTCTATGCATTTTACTTGGCCTACTGGCCATATAATATCTTTTACTTAAATGCTTACTGTGTCTTTAATTATCTTCCAGTAAAAGTATTTTAATTAGCTTTTTGTATTTGTTCGTGTCAGGTGTCAGTACTTAAATAATGCTGTTTTACAAGCAAAAAACGCCAGCAATAATGATAATTATGGGAGTTCTGCAAAAGGTGCATATGATGACGGGCTGCTTGATTTACTTGAGGGAAAGCTTGCTGTGGTGCGCTTTCAGATAAAGATCAGAGAAGAATTGGAGGCTATAGCCTCACGGTCAGAAGCAAGCACTGGCACATCGGAGTCTGGCGAGAATGAAGAGACTCCTGTGAGGCGTGAAGCTAACGTAGCTAGCTCTATGAAAGAGAAGGTGAAAGAGTTGTCATTTGAATTGAAGAGTATAACTCAGCTGTATAATGACTATGCCGTTCCCTATGAACTTTGGGAGGtagatctctctctctccctctcggaCGCGTgcttgttttcttctttttaaaCCCCCTCTCCCGAGCTCCCAGTATATAGATTTGCATATATGCATTCTTACCTTGTTCCACGAATCATGATCACATGATCTCTTAAAAGCTTCCACATATTTAATCTTTTATAATGTTCTCAGAACAAAAATAAATCTTTCAGGAAGTTTTTTAGTTAGATATGTTATGTGTACATGGGTACCATGGgaagtactccctctgtattttaaaaagagatatacTTTCCTTAAACGGCCGTATGTTAAAAAGatatacactttccttttttgacatgttttggtcCCCATTTCCcactatattaatatttctctttcTTGTGGTCCCCACACTTACATCATCTtttaactataataaataatttacccactaccccactttcatctATTTTactaaattcaac
This genomic stretch from Spinacia oleracea cultivar Varoflay chromosome 3, BTI_SOV_V1, whole genome shotgun sequence harbors:
- the LOC110793889 gene encoding nuclear pore complex protein NUP155, with the protein product MMSIDEEIALRDVTHAGLVVSDRISRDVSARLDLDEALDAARYASHPYTTHPKEWPPLVEVVDSWELPNVLVERYNAAGGEGTALCGIFPEIRRAWASVDNSLFLWRFDKWDGQCPEYSGEEQAICAVGLAKSKPGVFVEAIQHLLVLATPAELILVGVCCSGTADGTDPYAELSLQPLSEYTVPSDGVTMTCITCTDKGRIFLAGRDGNIYELQYTTGSGWQKRCRKVCLTSGLGSVLSRWVVPNVFKFGAVDPIVEMVFDNERHIFYARTEAMKLQVFELGQNGEGPLKKVAEEKNFINQRDPNSGGRQSTGTRAAGGSGKPSIVCISPLSSLESKWLHLVAVLSDGRRMYFSTGSCGFNGSVGGLHEFSSNHPRPSCLKFVSIRPSPPLGVTGALGFGSVPLVGHAQSEDLSLKVETAYHSAGTLVLSDSSPPNASSLLIVCKDYTAQSSPPGNMATSVRSTRALRETVSSLPVEGRMLFVADVLPLPDTALMVQSLYSEVEFFGLGSSGESLEKASAKLWARGDLSTQHILPRRRIVVFSTMGMMELVFNRPVDILRRLLESNSPRAVLEDFFNRFGAGEAAAMCLMLAAKIVDTENITGNIVTEKAAEAYEDPRFVGMPQLEGSSALSNTRTAAGGFSMGQVVQEAEPVFSGAYEGLCLCTARLLFPLWELPVMVVKGGSSSPDQFEDGVIVCRLSGAAMQVLENKIRSLEKFFRLRKNQRRGMYARVAGLGDLTGSILYTSGSTLGGGDRSMTGHLFGGYSWNMESADVLASNRRQRLPYGPAELAAEEVRAIECLRQLLLRSSEALFLLQLLSLHHVSRLIQGFDADLRRALTQMTFHQLVCSEEGEMLPTRLVSALMEYYTGRDGRGTVDDISGKLREGCPSYYKESDYKFYLAVECLERAAVSSDAEERESLAREAFNFLSQVPESADLRTICKRFEDLRFYEAVVQLPLQKSQILDPAGNASNEQIDPAIRERALSQREQCYEIITGALRNLKGEAIGSPSKPASARSILDQSSRKKFICQIVQLAVQSSDRIFHEYLYRTMVDLGLENELLEFGGPDLVPFLQQAASEPKEEVRAASSTVYPTSTVGRMGVRDPFNQAKYLDLLARYYIMKRQHLLAAHVLLKLAERRSMDDRDVPSLEQRCQYLNNAVLQAKNASNNDNYGSSAKGAYDDGLLDLLEGKLAVVRFQIKIREELEAIASRSEASTGTSESGENEETPVRREANVASSMKEKVKELSFELKSITQLYNDYAVPYELWEVCLEMLYFASYSGDTDSNIIRETWARLIDQSLSRGGIAEASSVLKRVGPRLYPGDGAMLPLDTLCLHLEKAALERSTSGVECVGDDDIPRALLGACKGAAEPVINTYDNLLSNGAILTSPMLKLRLLRSVLVVLREWAMSIFAQTIGTSPVGASLILGTFLPDQTAGGGNQGVRDKITSAANRYMTEVRRLPISQSQTEAVYRGFRELEESLISPYSFQHY